A single region of the Coregonus clupeaformis isolate EN_2021a chromosome 16, ASM2061545v1, whole genome shotgun sequence genome encodes:
- the tm2d2 gene encoding TM2 domain-containing protein 2, which yields MARISVSYILLCGQVLLLLTVLLLQCLEGIRSQNSSDSSGQRATTAAFSEQPQENVTSYQAVERVNYTEQYEYRPPSPVVLCNYLPEEFIHCQDPVDHAQNSTAILEMGHGCWKFGGQVHKDVNHTPVICTALDDIECAGPREFLRGNEPCIKYTGHYFITTLLYSFFLGCFGVDRFCLGHTGTAVGKLLTLGGLGIWWFVDLILIITGGLMPSDNSNWCTFY from the exons ATGGCTAGGATTTCGGTCAGCTACATTCTTCTTTGCGGGCAAGTTCTCTTGCTACTGACAGTGTTGCTTTTGCAATGTTTGGAAGGAATACGCTCCCAGAATTCATCAGACTCATCCGGACAGAGAGCAACAACAGCTGCATTCAGTGAGCAGCCACAGGAGAACGTCACGTCGTATCAAGCGGTTGAACGCGTGAATTATACTGAACAATATGAATACAGGCCCCCGTCGCCAGTTGTCCTCTGCAACTATCT ACCCGAGGAGTTCATACACTGTCAAGATCCAGTGGACCATGCACAGAACTCCACTGCCATTCTGGAGATGGGACATGGTTGTTGGAAG TTTGGAGGGCAGGTACACAAAGACGTGAATCACACACCAGTCATCTGCACGGCACTGGATGATATTGAGTGTGCTGGACCCAGGGAGTTCCTGAGAGGGAATGAGCCATGCATCAA ATACACTGGCCACTATTTCATCACCACTCTGCTGTACTCCTTCTTCCTGGGGTGCTTTGGAGTGGACCGGTTCTGCCTGGGGCACACAGGCACAGCCGTGGGCAAGCTGCTGACCCTAGGAGGCCTGGGCATCTGGTGGTTCGTGGacctcatcctcatcatcaccgGAGGCCTGATGCCTAGTGACAACAGCAACTGGTGCACCTTTTACTGA